In Gimesia benthica, a single window of DNA contains:
- a CDS encoding rhomboid family intramembrane serine protease, with product MGIESRDYLRHESEGNYRSFNMSSGGWAIKYLIIANVVVFLLEVATSEGRGSSPVINFLALDRGSLFPGFQIWRLLTYGFCHSTQTLGHIFFNMFILWMFGRMVEPVVGSREFLVFYLVSIVISGLCHVAISPNPVIGASGGVMAVVFLTAMYYPKMTVLLFFILPIELRWLAVLYAVVDLFGFVNPRSDGVAHFAHLGGAAFGVAYKYYGWNLSNGLLRKWDRFQSNRSVRKSKLKVYSEPDTRLSKASLDERVDAILEKISREGEASLTDQERELLKEASSKYKKR from the coding sequence ATGGGGATTGAGAGTCGGGATTACCTGCGACACGAGAGTGAGGGAAATTACCGCTCTTTCAACATGTCATCCGGTGGCTGGGCGATCAAATACCTGATTATTGCGAATGTGGTTGTCTTCCTGCTGGAAGTGGCGACTTCGGAAGGTCGGGGCTCTTCTCCCGTGATTAACTTCCTGGCACTGGACCGAGGCAGCCTGTTCCCTGGTTTCCAGATCTGGCGGCTGTTGACTTACGGCTTCTGTCATTCCACGCAGACTCTGGGCCATATCTTTTTCAACATGTTCATCCTCTGGATGTTTGGACGCATGGTGGAACCGGTGGTCGGCTCGCGTGAATTCCTGGTCTTCTACCTGGTCAGCATCGTGATCAGCGGATTGTGTCATGTTGCCATCAGTCCCAACCCTGTAATTGGTGCTTCGGGGGGCGTGATGGCGGTGGTCTTTCTGACGGCCATGTACTACCCCAAGATGACCGTGCTACTGTTTTTCATCCTGCCGATCGAGCTTCGCTGGCTGGCGGTGCTGTATGCGGTCGTCGATCTGTTTGGCTTTGTGAATCCCCGCAGCGATGGCGTCGCCCACTTTGCTCACCTGGGTGGCGCTGCCTTTGGGGTGGCCTACAAATATTACGGCTGGAATCTGTCGAATGGTCTGCTGCGGAAGTGGGATCGCTTCCAGTCCAACCGGTCGGTCCGTAAAAGCAAACTCAAAGTCTATTCCGAGCCCGATACCCGTTTGAGCAAAGCGAGCCTGGATGAGCGGGTGGACGCCATCCTGGAAAAAATCAGCCGCGAAGGTGAAGCCAGTCTGACGGATCAGGAGCGAGAACTGCTCAAAGAGGCCAGCAGCAAGTACAAAAAGCGTTGA
- a CDS encoding YkgJ family cysteine cluster protein: MSTVTVKRSDLKSGEVLCSYCTARCCRYFALPIETPTTWEDYDHMRWYIMHGHSAIFVDEDVWFLMVYGDCKYILPDYRCGNYEDRPQICRTYTTDDCEYDNDGTYDRLFETPEQIWEYAHAVLPPKKKKRKGKSKIKTENLPVVHV, encoded by the coding sequence ATGTCCACTGTCACAGTAAAACGATCCGATCTGAAAAGCGGGGAAGTATTATGCAGTTATTGCACGGCACGCTGCTGTCGCTATTTTGCACTACCCATCGAAACGCCGACCACCTGGGAAGACTACGATCACATGCGGTGGTACATCATGCACGGCCACAGTGCCATTTTCGTCGATGAGGATGTCTGGTTCCTGATGGTCTACGGAGACTGCAAATACATTCTCCCGGATTACCGTTGTGGGAACTATGAAGACCGTCCCCAGATCTGTCGGACTTATACCACCGACGACTGCGAATACGACAATGACGGCACCTATGACCGCCTGTTTGAGACTCCGGAGCAGATCTGGGAATACGCCCACGCCGTTCTGCCTCCGAAGAAAAAGAAACGCAAAGGGAAGTCCAAAATCAAAACTGAGAACCTTCCCGTCGTGCACGTGTAG
- a CDS encoding HYExAFE family protein, giving the protein MVIRRNHYESAFEDYLRSQKIPYVAVDEKRRALAQEASIKSLDFIVYSSQGPNLLIDVKGRTEIFDAPTRSRRWESWATREDIRGLFQWQELFGEGFISSLVFAYQLPPDSISNNLEKVYEFKENLYAFYLVPVDAYQDKMKPRSDSWQTVYLHQQDFQQLRQPVETLIQGSEPAELTGENREECGFPDADSSSG; this is encoded by the coding sequence ATGGTCATTCGCAGGAATCACTACGAATCCGCCTTTGAGGATTACCTCCGCTCCCAGAAAATTCCGTATGTCGCCGTGGATGAGAAACGCCGGGCACTGGCCCAGGAGGCGTCAATCAAATCACTGGACTTCATCGTCTATTCATCGCAGGGGCCCAATTTGCTGATTGACGTCAAGGGACGCACCGAGATCTTTGACGCCCCCACGCGCAGCCGTCGCTGGGAAAGTTGGGCCACCCGAGAGGATATCAGGGGGCTCTTCCAGTGGCAGGAACTGTTCGGAGAAGGCTTTATCTCCAGCCTGGTCTTTGCCTATCAGTTGCCCCCTGACTCCATTTCCAACAACCTCGAGAAGGTTTATGAGTTCAAAGAAAATCTGTACGCATTCTACCTGGTTCCGGTCGACGCCTATCAGGACAAAATGAAACCTCGTTCCGACAGCTGGCAGACCGTTTATCTGCATCAGCAGGATTTCCAGCAGCTCCGACAACCTGTAGAAACGCTCATCCAGGGCTCAGAACCCGCAGAATTAACCGGGGAAAATAGAGAGGAATGCGGTTTTCCAGATGCAGATTCGAGTTCAGGCTGA
- a CDS encoding beta-ketoacyl-[acyl-carrier-protein] synthase family protein, giving the protein MRPLSTVSEPEPRRIVITGIGLITPYAVGREASWQGICSGVSAIQPLDALSQQLKRPLAGGIIPDPSLSSASLRSSTPLQTEPSLTLALQAGTEAFEDAGLDLNLLNRETTGCVIGSSKGGMASFAQLAALSHLDASAAEQVPPDLWLQCFAGAASHSFAAHFNLQAAALTPVSACATGFSSIMRGAELIQDGVCDTVLAGSTDASLLPAVLASFHRMGVLASQFDHPAQACRPYDVRRNGFVVGEGAGILVLESLEQAQKRNVTPYAEWLTGGLGADSTHLMQFDPQAESLSHLINVTLGRAGVAHEEVDYVNLHGTGTQINDIYETHALQKAFGSRAAALACSSLKGGMGHLLGAAGSVELALTLLAMRDGIVPPTLNLETPDPECPLNYTPQVAVSREIRTALKLSFGFGGHLSAGLVRKWDSDR; this is encoded by the coding sequence ATGCGACCACTGTCTACAGTATCTGAGCCTGAGCCCCGCAGGATTGTCATCACGGGCATCGGACTGATCACCCCGTACGCCGTTGGCCGGGAAGCTTCCTGGCAGGGAATCTGTTCCGGCGTTTCCGCGATCCAGCCATTGGATGCATTATCCCAACAGCTGAAGCGTCCCTTGGCAGGGGGAATCATTCCCGACCCCAGTCTCTCAAGTGCCTCATTACGCAGCTCGACTCCCCTGCAGACTGAGCCCTCTCTAACCCTCGCACTGCAGGCAGGCACCGAAGCATTTGAGGATGCCGGCCTGGACTTGAACCTCCTCAACCGGGAAACCACCGGGTGTGTCATCGGATCGAGCAAAGGGGGCATGGCCAGTTTTGCACAACTGGCCGCGCTCTCACACCTGGATGCATCTGCCGCAGAGCAGGTTCCCCCGGATCTCTGGCTGCAGTGTTTCGCGGGGGCAGCCAGCCACTCATTCGCCGCCCACTTTAACCTGCAGGCCGCAGCCCTGACCCCGGTCTCAGCCTGCGCTACCGGCTTCTCAAGCATCATGCGTGGTGCCGAACTGATTCAGGATGGAGTCTGCGACACGGTTCTTGCGGGCAGTACTGATGCTTCACTCCTGCCCGCCGTTCTGGCCTCGTTTCATCGCATGGGTGTACTGGCATCGCAGTTCGATCACCCCGCCCAGGCTTGCCGTCCTTATGATGTCAGACGTAACGGGTTTGTCGTCGGAGAAGGGGCCGGCATCCTGGTGCTTGAGTCACTGGAGCAGGCACAGAAACGTAACGTGACTCCCTATGCAGAATGGTTGACCGGAGGCCTCGGTGCGGATTCCACACATTTGATGCAGTTCGATCCCCAGGCAGAGAGCCTGTCGCACCTGATTAACGTTACACTGGGTCGGGCCGGAGTGGCTCACGAGGAAGTCGACTATGTCAATCTCCACGGCACCGGAACCCAAATTAACGATATCTATGAAACGCATGCTTTACAGAAAGCATTCGGTTCCCGCGCCGCTGCGCTTGCCTGTTCCAGCCTGAAAGGGGGCATGGGCCATCTCCTCGGAGCAGCAGGGAGCGTGGAACTGGCGCTGACGCTGCTCGCCATGCGGGACGGAATCGTTCCCCCCACACTGAACCTGGAAACTCCCGATCCGGAGTGCCCACTCAATTACACGCCCCAGGTTGCAGTATCACGGGAAATCAGAACGGCTCTCAAACTCTCTTTTGGATTTGGAGGCCACCTGTCTGCCGGCCTGGTCCGCAAATGGGACAGCGACCGATAA